In one Butyrivibrio proteoclasticus B316 genomic region, the following are encoded:
- a CDS encoding DUF975 family protein: MWTRKELKEKGKKAFLFNYWKTVLVSLVLVILVIGTSGSVAGRGRSNPANDRGEKSAVTTMTETAEDTINEHSLGNKQVELPPAAKAVLAVLAVIVGIVGVGSALAFMAFLVNPFEVGCRRFFLRNLNQKAKFSEVAFAFDNNYLNIVKICFFMTIYTFLWGLLLIIPGIIKSYEYRMIPYILADHPDMSQKEVFAKSKELMKGQKWRAFVLDLSFIGWEILSLLTARVLGVLYVTPYRDMTNAALYERLEYGNLAAEENN, encoded by the coding sequence ATGTGGACAAGAAAAGAACTTAAGGAAAAAGGAAAAAAAGCATTTTTGTTTAATTACTGGAAGACTGTTCTGGTAAGCCTTGTACTGGTAATACTCGTCATAGGAACTTCAGGATCAGTTGCAGGCAGGGGAAGATCAAATCCGGCAAATGACAGGGGAGAAAAATCTGCAGTTACAACTATGACTGAAACAGCAGAAGATACCATTAACGAGCACAGCTTAGGCAATAAACAAGTTGAACTTCCACCTGCAGCAAAAGCTGTACTTGCTGTTCTTGCAGTAATTGTTGGAATAGTAGGCGTTGGATCTGCACTTGCATTCATGGCATTTCTGGTTAATCCCTTTGAAGTTGGTTGTAGACGTTTTTTTCTGAGAAATCTTAATCAAAAAGCCAAGTTCAGTGAAGTAGCATTTGCTTTTGATAATAATTATCTGAATATTGTTAAGATTTGTTTCTTCATGACCATTTACACATTTCTTTGGGGATTATTGCTGATCATTCCCGGAATCATAAAGTCTTATGAATATAGGATGATCCCATATATACTTGCTGATCATCCCGACATGAGTCAGAAAGAAGTTTTTGCAAAGAGTAAAGAGCTTATGAAGGGACAGAAGTGGAGAGCATTTGTGCTTGACCTTTCCTTTATCGGCTGGGAGATTCTTTCTCTTCTTACAGCCAGAGTATTAGGAGTGCTCTATGTTACTCCATACAGAGACATGACAAATGCAGCATTATACGAAAGACTCGAGTATGGTAACCTGGCTGCTGAGGAAAATAATTGA
- a CDS encoding alpha/beta hydrolase → MKTSSNEAIVEENSGTADASSNEAVADSETSNLSNKETTADSEDLSSFATGIKTEDEAEAADTTFVLNDEIENRCPVIYEATRGNVSYGEFTHGTYYSKTCGMERGYSILLPADYSEDKKYPVLYLLHGIFGDEYSFSQDKSNKIREIVGNMAADGNIDETIVVCPNMYATSDPDQKPGFDSKSVLPYDNFINDLVNDLMPHIESEYSVLTGRENTYLAGFSMGGRETIFITLQRPELFGYVCAISAAPGIVPTKDKFMSHEGQLQESEMKFADDAVVPNVFIVCCGTRDSVVGTYPKQYHEILDVNGADHIWYEITGADHDNNAIKSGLFNLFKQIAYDKKGER, encoded by the coding sequence ATGAAAACAAGTAGTAATGAAGCAATTGTGGAAGAAAACAGTGGTACTGCAGATGCGAGTAGTAATGAGGCTGTTGCAGATAGTGAAACTAGTAATCTAAGTAATAAAGAAACTACTGCAGATAGCGAGGATTTAAGCTCATTTGCGACTGGAATAAAAACAGAGGACGAGGCAGAGGCTGCCGATACAACTTTTGTTCTTAATGATGAGATTGAAAATCGTTGTCCTGTGATATACGAAGCTACGAGAGGCAATGTTTCATATGGCGAATTTACACATGGAACATATTATTCAAAAACATGTGGCATGGAAAGAGGCTACAGTATTTTGCTGCCTGCTGACTATAGTGAGGATAAAAAATATCCTGTTTTATATCTCTTGCATGGCATTTTCGGTGATGAATATTCTTTTTCACAGGATAAATCCAATAAGATAAGAGAAATAGTAGGAAATATGGCAGCTGACGGAAATATAGATGAGACTATTGTGGTGTGCCCAAATATGTATGCAACATCTGATCCAGATCAGAAACCAGGATTTGATAGCAAAAGCGTCCTTCCGTACGACAATTTTATAAATGATCTTGTTAATGACCTGATGCCTCATATTGAGAGTGAGTATTCTGTTCTTACAGGAAGAGAGAATACTTATCTCGCCGGATTTTCAATGGGTGGAAGGGAAACTATTTTCATAACGCTTCAAAGACCGGAACTTTTTGGATATGTTTGCGCGATTTCTGCAGCGCCTGGAATTGTACCTACTAAGGATAAATTCATGTCTCACGAAGGACAGCTTCAGGAAAGTGAAATGAAATTTGCTGACGATGCAGTAGTTCCCAATGTATTTATAGTATGTTGCGGGACCAGGGATTCTGTAGTTGGAACTTACCCTAAACAGTATCATGAAATACTTGATGTCAATGGGGCAGATCACATCTGGTATGAAATTACCGGGGCTGATCATGATAATAATGCGATCAAGAGCGGACTGTTCAACCTTTTCAAGCAGATCGCTTATGATAAAAAAGGAGAGAGATAA
- a CDS encoding MATE family efflux transporter — protein MTQDKHMFSNRKLLLLLIPIIAEQFLNSLMGMADSMMVSNVGAAALSGVSLVDSINNLVVQAFNALATGGVIICSTYVGQKDMKRANEAARQVILVSAFISFVVMLSCLIFRGWLLRVIFGQIEPDVYQAASIYFILTILSYPGISLAAAGSAIFRAQSNTRLPMNVAIVSNILNVAGNALLIWGFGLGVYGAAIATLASRIFSAVVLLYLLRRDDQQIFIRQYHKIRPDMDKIKRILGMGIPNGIENSMFQFGKLAIQSSVSTLGTMAIAAQAMTNIFENVNGVAGIGVGIGLMTITGQCLGAGRKDEAIYYTKKMIGWGYIAILVSCLFTYAIARPVTILAHMEAESAALCIYMLGWITIAKPLLWAPSFITPYAMRAAGDVKFSMIIATLTMWLCRVTLATFLIRVVHMGAMGVWIGMFADWAIRGIIFTIRFMRGKWIHKVVE, from the coding sequence ATGACACAAGACAAGCACATGTTCAGCAACAGGAAACTTCTCCTGTTGCTGATTCCTATTATAGCTGAACAATTCCTGAACTCCCTCATGGGCATGGCAGATTCCATGATGGTCAGTAACGTTGGCGCTGCGGCTCTTTCCGGAGTATCCCTTGTTGACTCCATCAACAATCTGGTAGTACAGGCCTTCAATGCCCTTGCTACAGGCGGAGTTATCATATGTTCCACATATGTTGGCCAAAAAGATATGAAAAGAGCTAACGAGGCTGCCAGACAGGTTATCCTTGTTTCAGCCTTTATATCTTTTGTTGTTATGCTCTCTTGTCTTATATTTAGAGGGTGGCTTTTAAGAGTGATATTTGGACAGATTGAACCTGACGTATATCAGGCTGCCAGTATCTACTTTATCCTGACTATCCTTTCATATCCGGGTATTTCACTTGCAGCCGCCGGAAGTGCTATTTTCAGAGCTCAGTCTAATACCAGACTTCCTATGAATGTAGCTATTGTTTCTAATATCTTAAATGTCGCAGGCAATGCCCTTTTGATATGGGGCTTTGGACTTGGTGTTTATGGTGCTGCTATAGCAACGCTTGCATCAAGAATATTCTCAGCTGTAGTACTCCTGTACCTTTTAAGGCGTGATGATCAGCAGATATTTATCAGGCAGTATCACAAGATCAGACCGGATATGGACAAGATCAAACGTATTCTTGGAATGGGTATTCCAAACGGTATAGAGAACTCTATGTTCCAGTTTGGTAAGCTGGCTATTCAGTCCTCTGTCTCAACACTTGGTACAATGGCTATTGCAGCTCAGGCGATGACCAACATATTTGAAAATGTCAACGGCGTTGCTGGAATTGGCGTTGGTATTGGACTTATGACAATTACTGGTCAGTGCCTTGGAGCCGGAAGAAAAGATGAAGCCATTTATTACACCAAGAAGATGATAGGCTGGGGATATATTGCAATACTTGTAAGCTGTCTGTTTACCTATGCTATAGCAAGACCTGTGACAATTCTGGCTCACATGGAAGCAGAGAGTGCTGCATTATGTATCTATATGCTTGGATGGATCACTATAGCCAAGCCGCTTTTGTGGGCACCGTCTTTCATCACTCCATATGCTATGAGAGCTGCAGGAGACGTCAAGTTTTCTATGATAATTGCTACACTTACCATGTGGCTTTGCAGAGTAACACTTGCAACCTTCCTGATCCGCGTAGTTCATATGGGGGCTATGGGTGTATGGATTGGAATGTTTGCTGATTGGGCAATTAGAGGAATCATTTTTACAATCAGATTTATGCGTGGTAAATGGATCCATAAAGTTGTCGAATAG
- a CDS encoding L,D-transpeptidase: protein MRKWIFLSKRIAAILVFVGVMCTISLSAKAGDFDPDFYAAQYPDVVAAYGTNPNALYSHYLTFGVNEHRYKNREDMIAAQNGQQISQDVPSTYVDVDIDNQTMNYYVDGVSVLSSAVVTGNTQNGNGTPRGVFFIDSKIPGKYLVGPTWNVWVNRWMRFTGAVGLHDASWRSEFGGDIYTYNGSHGCVNLPSDVANTLYDMVSVGTMVVVH, encoded by the coding sequence ATGAGAAAATGGATTTTCTTAAGTAAAAGAATTGCTGCTATACTGGTGTTTGTGGGAGTTATGTGCACTATTTCATTAAGTGCCAAGGCCGGGGATTTTGACCCTGATTTTTATGCGGCCCAGTATCCTGATGTTGTAGCTGCCTATGGCACTAATCCAAATGCACTTTATAGTCATTATCTGACTTTTGGAGTAAACGAGCACAGATATAAGAACAGAGAAGATATGATAGCTGCACAAAATGGGCAGCAGATTTCTCAAGACGTGCCTTCAACTTATGTAGATGTCGATATCGATAATCAGACTATGAACTACTATGTCGATGGCGTATCTGTATTGTCTTCAGCTGTTGTAACAGGGAACACCCAAAATGGCAATGGAACTCCAAGGGGCGTATTCTTCATTGACTCAAAGATTCCCGGCAAATACCTTGTAGGCCCAACCTGGAATGTATGGGTCAACAGATGGATGAGATTTACAGGCGCTGTAGGACTTCACGATGCCAGCTGGAGAAGCGAATTTGGCGGAGATATCTACACCTACAACGGCTCCCACGGATGTGTCAATCTTCCAAGTGACGTTGCCAATACTCTTTACGATATGGTCAGCGTCGGAACAATGGTTGTGGTGCACTGA
- a CDS encoding response regulator transcription factor: MDKILIADDETEIRSLLKLYLENEGYAVAEAGDGQEALKILAGGDISLCLLDVMMPEMDGFHVLKEMRKNNNIPVIIISARDTDPDKILGLDLGADDYMIKPFNPLEAVARVRSNLRRFHALKGDLQPQTGKIIELLDLKLDTEACILYRQGEKIELTSNELKMMELFMENPGKVFTKEKIYEYVWGDTYVVADNNIMVAISKLRSKLCDDPSAYIRTVRGLGYRMEKE, translated from the coding sequence ATGGATAAAATCCTTATTGCTGATGATGAAACTGAGATCAGAAGCTTGCTAAAACTATATCTGGAAAATGAAGGTTACGCTGTAGCAGAAGCAGGGGATGGCCAGGAAGCCTTGAAGATATTGGCGGGCGGAGACATTAGTCTCTGCCTGCTTGATGTCATGATGCCGGAAATGGATGGCTTTCATGTACTCAAGGAGATGCGCAAAAACAACAACATCCCTGTGATCATCATATCAGCCAGGGACACTGATCCTGATAAGATACTTGGACTTGACCTAGGGGCAGATGATTATATGATAAAACCTTTTAATCCACTTGAAGCTGTGGCCAGAGTCCGTTCCAATCTTAGGAGGTTCCACGCACTTAAAGGAGACTTGCAACCTCAGACTGGTAAGATAATTGAACTTCTCGACCTCAAGCTCGACACAGAGGCTTGCATCCTATATCGCCAAGGAGAGAAGATTGAGCTTACTTCAAATGAACTTAAAATGATGGAACTATTCATGGAAAATCCGGGAAAAGTTTTTACCAAGGAAAAGATATATGAGTACGTCTGGGGCGATACCTACGTCGTTGCAGACAATAACATCATGGTTGCAATCAGTAAACTCAGATCCAAACTCTGCGACGATCCTTCTGCCTATATCAGGACCGTCAGGGGACTTGGCTATCGTATGGAAAAAGAGTGA
- a CDS encoding YwqG family protein, whose translation MGIFSILRALTATNARDAEKAKKTEFDLKNDTGNNTDATGAVFVKENMLVIPREKLDILIERIKKDTERKVINIETEEKADIGLTDSKFGGYPYWPSNMEYPVNSEGDKLILLAQINLSDVSDNRLPETGILQFFISCDDINGLDDEKGYKVVYHKDIDPSVTEASVKELGIRAASDLDHENDEYMPLSKSYSLTFSEDTDFIGSSCNTFESVVAGELKSLYNIDMNEVEIDGYYKLYGFLNADDSDYLSEAFSNAGHKMFGYPFFTQEDPRDNGENDILLFQMDSDYKDIMWGDSGVGGFFISEENLKNLDFDKVVYNWDCY comes from the coding sequence ATGGGGATTTTTAGTATATTGAGAGCGCTTACTGCGACCAATGCCAGAGACGCAGAAAAGGCAAAAAAAACAGAGTTTGATCTAAAGAATGACACCGGTAATAATACAGATGCTACAGGTGCCGTTTTCGTCAAAGAAAACATGCTTGTAATTCCGAGGGAAAAGCTTGATATTCTAATAGAGAGAATCAAAAAAGATACAGAAAGAAAGGTCATAAATATCGAAACTGAAGAAAAGGCAGATATTGGGCTTACAGACAGCAAGTTCGGAGGCTATCCCTATTGGCCATCCAATATGGAATATCCGGTAAATTCAGAAGGCGATAAACTTATACTTCTTGCACAGATAAATCTGTCTGATGTTAGCGACAATCGCCTTCCTGAGACCGGCATTTTACAGTTCTTTATAAGCTGCGACGATATAAATGGACTTGATGATGAAAAGGGCTACAAAGTCGTTTATCACAAGGATATTGACCCCTCTGTTACAGAGGCAAGCGTAAAAGAGCTTGGAATAAGAGCTGCAAGTGATCTTGATCATGAAAATGATGAATATATGCCACTTTCCAAGAGCTACAGCCTAACCTTCTCTGAAGATACAGACTTCATTGGCAGCAGCTGTAATACCTTTGAAAGCGTAGTAGCAGGAGAACTAAAAAGTCTTTATAACATTGATATGAATGAAGTGGAAATTGATGGGTATTACAAGCTGTACGGATTTTTGAATGCTGATGACAGTGATTACCTGTCTGAAGCGTTTAGTAATGCTGGGCATAAAATGTTTGGATATCCATTCTTTACCCAAGAGGATCCTCGGGATAACGGCGAGAACGACATTCTCCTTTTCCAGATGGACTCAGATTATAAAGACATCATGTGGGGAGATTCCGGTGTTGGTGGATTCTTTATAAGTGAAGAAAATCTCAAAAACCTGGATTTCGATAAAGTAGTATATAATTGGGATTGTTATTAA
- the argS gene encoding arginine--tRNA ligase, with translation MEKVLELISKEVGDAFEAAGYDRELGRVTISNRPDLCEYQCNGAMAGAKKYGKAPFIIADDVAARLQDNSMFDKVESVKPGFLNITVSGDFARGYIVKMLHEKHFGVDRPAHEPTYIIDYGGPNVAKSLHVGHLRSAVIGESIKRILKYTGNKVIGDAHLGDWGLQMGLVITELEVRKPDLCYFDPNYEGPYPKEAPFTVEELGEIYPAASAKSKEDEAFKAKAMDATKKLQDGYKPYRALWHHIMNVSLADLKKNYKNLNVNFDLWKGESDADPVIPGMVEYMKSHGYAHESQGALVVDVAEETDTKEVPPCMILKSDGASLYNTTDLATIKQRMDDNHPEGIIYVVDKRQELYFTQVFRCARKTKLVMPETELHFVGFGTMNGKDGKPFKTRAGGVMPLGDLIAEIDDKMYNRIKEGNPEMPEDEAKDTSHKIALSALKYGDLSNQPSKDYIFDIEKFTSFEGDTGPYILYTMVRIKSILKKYEAEGGNVKEALLANPDSPAMKELMLQLTRFADAIEGAAKDFAPNRICAYIYDLSNAFNSFYHGTKILAEADPDKKSSYIALLATTLKVLETGIDLLGFDAPERM, from the coding sequence TTGGAAAAAGTACTTGAGCTAATTTCTAAAGAAGTAGGAGATGCATTTGAAGCTGCCGGATATGACAGGGAGCTTGGCAGAGTTACTATCTCTAACAGACCGGATCTGTGTGAATACCAGTGTAACGGTGCTATGGCCGGTGCCAAGAAATATGGCAAGGCTCCATTTATTATTGCAGATGATGTAGCTGCCAGACTTCAGGATAACAGCATGTTTGATAAGGTTGAGTCTGTTAAGCCCGGATTCCTCAATATCACAGTTAGTGGTGATTTCGCAAGAGGATATATAGTAAAGATGCTCCATGAGAAGCATTTTGGAGTAGACAGACCTGCACATGAGCCTACATATATTATCGATTACGGCGGACCAAACGTTGCCAAGTCTCTTCACGTAGGTCACCTCCGCTCTGCAGTAATTGGTGAGAGTATTAAGAGAATCCTTAAGTATACAGGTAACAAGGTAATTGGTGATGCTCACCTTGGCGATTGGGGACTCCAGATGGGTCTGGTTATTACAGAACTCGAGGTTAGAAAGCCTGATCTGTGCTACTTTGATCCGAATTATGAAGGCCCATATCCCAAGGAAGCTCCTTTTACAGTAGAAGAGCTAGGTGAGATTTACCCTGCAGCCAGTGCCAAGTCCAAAGAGGATGAGGCTTTCAAGGCTAAGGCTATGGATGCTACCAAGAAGCTTCAGGATGGTTACAAGCCTTATAGAGCCCTTTGGCACCACATTATGAATGTTTCTCTTGCAGACCTTAAGAAGAACTACAAGAACCTCAATGTAAACTTTGATCTCTGGAAGGGTGAGTCTGATGCTGATCCTGTTATTCCAGGAATGGTTGAGTACATGAAGTCTCATGGATATGCTCATGAGAGCCAGGGAGCACTTGTTGTTGACGTTGCAGAAGAAACAGATACCAAGGAAGTTCCACCATGCATGATCCTTAAGTCAGATGGAGCATCTCTTTATAATACAACAGACCTTGCTACTATCAAGCAGCGTATGGATGACAATCATCCTGAGGGAATCATCTATGTTGTTGATAAGAGACAGGAGCTGTACTTTACACAGGTATTTAGATGTGCTCGCAAGACCAAGCTTGTTATGCCTGAGACAGAGCTTCATTTTGTAGGCTTTGGAACAATGAATGGCAAGGATGGCAAGCCTTTCAAGACAAGAGCAGGCGGTGTAATGCCACTTGGTGATCTTATAGCTGAGATCGATGACAAGATGTACAACAGAATCAAGGAAGGTAATCCTGAAATGCCTGAGGATGAGGCAAAAGATACATCTCACAAGATTGCTCTTTCTGCCCTTAAATATGGCGATCTTTCCAACCAGCCATCCAAGGACTACATCTTTGATATAGAGAAATTCACTTCCTTTGAGGGAGATACAGGCCCATACATCCTCTACACAATGGTTCGTATCAAGTCAATCCTCAAGAAGTATGAAGCAGAAGGTGGCAATGTCAAGGAGGCGCTTCTTGCTAATCCTGACAGCCCGGCTATGAAAGAACTCATGCTTCAGCTTACAAGATTTGCAGATGCTATTGAAGGCGCAGCCAAGGACTTTGCACCTAACAGAATCTGCGCATATATCTACGATCTTAGTAATGCATTTAATAGCTTCTACCACGGAACCAAGATCCTTGCAGAAGCAGATCCTGACAAGAAGAGCAGCTATATCGCCCTCCTTGCAACAACCCTTAAAGTTCTCGAGACCGGAATCGATCTCTTAGGTTTTGACGCCCCCGAGAGGATGTGA
- a CDS encoding sensor histidine kinase, which yields MDKFKYFLIKHLVFVMVIVVAIELILTIIFNSLIFPFIGFLLGQPEISSLSLSSIPFFIWGLISGNSAFVFNALETSTVILLILFSLLLVVLPIIVGILIYARIVTRQMEIFEKERIEERKSYEARRNLMLSDFAHDLRTPIMTISGYANAITDGMVKDEAQRNEYLSAIAAKSKRMAELITILFEYVRVGSEGFTLTRKRVDLHALLTEVIAGFYPDLEKAGIDVNIDIPEDPFYISADELHLKRVIENLIINIIRHNEPGIKAGFIIKKTSGVEFLAVADTGEKIQKSEEELFEPFVKDDDSRSKNEGSGLGLSVARQVMDMHGYEIHLKQPYGDYTKAFVLKFIEADLVDEVLLDGTC from the coding sequence ATGGATAAGTTCAAATACTTTTTAATCAAACATCTTGTTTTTGTTATGGTAATTGTAGTTGCTATAGAGCTGATACTTACCATTATTTTTAATAGCTTGATTTTTCCATTCATTGGATTTTTGCTGGGACAACCGGAAATATCATCACTGTCACTTAGCAGTATTCCGTTTTTTATATGGGGACTGATCAGTGGTAACAGTGCATTTGTTTTTAACGCTCTGGAGACTTCTACGGTCATTCTGCTTATTCTCTTTTCACTGCTTCTTGTTGTTCTTCCTATCATAGTTGGAATATTGATATATGCGAGAATTGTCACAAGGCAGATGGAGATTTTTGAAAAAGAGAGGATTGAAGAGCGGAAGAGTTACGAAGCAAGGAGAAATCTCATGCTATCTGATTTTGCTCATGATCTTAGAACACCGATCATGACGATCAGCGGTTATGCAAACGCGATAACAGACGGAATGGTAAAAGATGAGGCTCAGAGAAATGAGTATTTATCTGCAATTGCGGCAAAATCCAAAAGAATGGCTGAGCTGATAACTATTCTCTTTGAGTATGTAAGGGTAGGAAGCGAAGGATTTACTCTGACAAGAAAGAGGGTTGACCTGCATGCGCTTCTCACCGAGGTTATTGCCGGATTTTATCCTGATCTTGAAAAGGCTGGAATTGATGTAAATATAGATATTCCCGAAGATCCTTTTTACATCAGTGCAGATGAACTGCACCTGAAAAGAGTTATAGAGAACCTGATCATTAATATCATAAGACATAATGAGCCTGGGATAAAAGCAGGCTTTATCATCAAGAAAACTTCCGGCGTAGAATTTTTGGCAGTTGCTGATACCGGAGAGAAGATTCAAAAGAGCGAAGAAGAATTGTTTGAACCTTTTGTAAAAGATGATGACTCTCGTTCCAAGAACGAAGGAAGCGGACTTGGACTATCGGTAGCCAGACAGGTAATGGATATGCATGGCTATGAAATTCACTTAAAACAGCCGTATGGGGACTATACTAAGGCTTTCGTGCTGAAGTTTATAGAGGCGGACTTGGTGGATGAAGTATTATTGGACGGCACATGCTAA
- a CDS encoding EAL domain-containing protein produces the protein MRYALTAIGILLLIAAIITLVLSIRSDNQSNDVRRPTEVNHRVLFLCAYNSLYFTYDDQVEGLKQALYPHGIEFDVVYMDTKSYGTPNDKLVFYEFFKDRLRKAPEYEAILLGDDDALEFALTYQEELFEGIPMVFFGINDIDFAVEAAQNPMATGFYEKDYLRDCMEIAMKAMPDRKTLVALHDESAAGAADMDIFFSYDQKYPDYVFRDIDTAEFTQAELIGLLRNLPEDSILFYMTCYNDRYGNTYSMLNRTNTVVMNAKVPIIRNYSGGRNQGVLGGVYMDFIAQTRDAGQIVVDILENGTDISEYPLDLETPSKSEFNYELMQKYGVDESVLPANTSYVNKPISPFEYYKKIIPASVLIVSALLMLIISANMTANLQKNANEQLKTFADNLKNTGSKLKYQADHDELSDLLNRRAIVETLGRILQKDEKYAIMMIDIDGFKVINENYGHVMADQIIKHLAKELKNLAEEQKWQVGRYGGDEFIVMVPDVKLDVDSKEVRQILEIFREPIVAGEETLALSASVGVSNSDGASNPEQHIINAEIAMYEAKEHGKNTAFVYADEMQRKIQEENRLKALVTEAFDENLFYMVYQPKIETATGKTIGFEALVRARNIQSGPSTFIPIIEKNGWVIRLGRMVTEQVIRQMALWRDQGKELIPISINFSSKQVNDLGFMNFIKMLMDQYDISHKFIQIEITESLLIEQNIQTQKLFDEFKDMGFRILMDDFGTGYSSLGYLIYIPIDEIKLDKSLVDAYLVPGKDNFIGDVIKLVHDINKTIIIEGVEEKWQYERLREFKADAVQGYYFSKPLEADEAIKFMAQSEERKCRNEKMDFLK, from the coding sequence ATGCGCTACGCCTTAACTGCAATCGGCATTCTTTTGCTGATTGCAGCTATTATTACGCTTGTTCTCAGTATTCGTTCTGACAATCAGTCGAATGATGTCCGCAGACCGACAGAGGTCAATCACCGCGTACTATTTCTGTGCGCTTATAATTCACTTTATTTTACATATGATGATCAGGTAGAAGGGCTTAAACAGGCTCTTTATCCCCATGGAATAGAATTTGATGTAGTTTATATGGATACCAAGAGCTATGGTACTCCAAATGATAAGCTTGTTTTCTATGAGTTTTTTAAAGACAGGCTTCGCAAAGCTCCGGAATATGAGGCGATTCTCTTAGGCGATGATGATGCACTGGAATTTGCGCTGACCTATCAGGAAGAGCTGTTTGAGGGGATTCCAATGGTATTTTTTGGAATAAATGATATTGATTTTGCCGTAGAAGCAGCCCAAAATCCTATGGCAACAGGCTTTTATGAAAAAGATTACTTGCGAGACTGCATGGAAATAGCGATGAAGGCTATGCCTGATAGAAAAACGCTTGTTGCACTTCATGATGAATCGGCTGCTGGTGCGGCTGATATGGATATTTTTTTCTCCTATGACCAGAAATATCCTGATTACGTATTCCGTGATATTGATACTGCTGAGTTTACTCAGGCAGAACTTATCGGGCTTCTCAGAAACCTTCCCGAAGATTCAATTCTTTTCTATATGACCTGTTACAACGACCGTTATGGAAATACATATTCTATGCTGAATCGAACTAACACTGTTGTTATGAACGCAAAAGTTCCCATAATCAGAAACTATTCAGGCGGAAGAAACCAGGGCGTTCTGGGCGGTGTTTATATGGACTTCATCGCTCAGACCAGGGATGCAGGACAGATTGTTGTCGACATCCTGGAAAATGGCACGGACATTTCAGAGTATCCTCTCGACCTTGAGACGCCCAGTAAATCTGAGTTTAACTATGAGCTTATGCAGAAATATGGCGTAGATGAGAGCGTTCTTCCAGCAAACACGTCGTATGTCAATAAACCTATAAGTCCATTTGAATATTATAAAAAGATAATACCGGCATCTGTTCTGATCGTGTCAGCTCTTTTAATGCTTATTATCTCTGCAAACATGACAGCAAATCTTCAAAAAAATGCTAATGAGCAGTTAAAGACCTTTGCAGATAATCTCAAGAATACAGGAAGTAAGCTCAAATATCAGGCAGACCATGACGAGCTTTCTGATCTTTTGAATAGAAGAGCAATCGTTGAAACTCTTGGCAGAATACTTCAAAAAGATGAGAAATACGCCATCATGATGATAGATATCGATGGATTTAAGGTCATAAATGAGAACTATGGCCATGTAATGGCGGATCAAATAATCAAACATCTGGCTAAAGAGCTCAAGAATTTGGCGGAAGAACAAAAATGGCAGGTTGGAAGATATGGAGGCGACGAGTTCATAGTCATGGTTCCGGATGTGAAGCTTGATGTGGACTCCAAAGAAGTACGGCAGATTCTCGAAATATTCAGAGAACCGATAGTAGCCGGCGAGGAGACTTTGGCTTTGTCTGCCAGTGTAGGAGTTTCTAATTCAGATGGAGCCAGCAATCCTGAGCAGCATATCATAAATGCGGAAATAGCAATGTATGAGGCCAAGGAACACGGCAAAAATACAGCATTTGTCTATGCTGATGAGATGCAGAGAAAGATTCAGGAGGAGAATAGACTCAAGGCACTCGTTACAGAAGCTTTTGATGAAAATCTCTTTTACATGGTATATCAACCCAAGATTGAGACTGCAACAGGCAAGACAATTGGCTTTGAAGCTTTGGTGAGAGCAAGGAATATTCAAAGCGGGCCCAGCACTTTTATTCCGATCATAGAAAAGAACGGATGGGTAATAAGACTTGGCAGAATGGTTACTGAGCAGGTTATCAGGCAGATGGCTCTGTGGAGAGATCAGGGAAAAGAGCTTATTCCTATATCAATCAATTTCTCATCCAAACAGGTTAATGATCTGGGATTTATGAATTTTATAAAAATGCTTATGGATCAATATGATATTTCGCATAAGTTCATTCAGATAGAGATTACGGAATCTCTTTTGATAGAACAGAATATTCAGACCCAGAAGCTCTTTGATGAATTCAAAGATATGGGATTCAGGATCCTTATGGATGATTTTGGAACGGGCTATTCGTCTCTTGGATATTTGATCTATATCCCAATCGATGAGATCAAGCTCGATAAATCTCTTGTAGATGCCTATCTTGTGCCTGGCAAGGACAACTTCATCGGTGATGTGATTAAGCTTGTTCATGACATTAATAAAACTATCATCATCGAGGGCGTAGAAGAAAAATGGCAGTATGAGAGGCTTAGGGAATTCAAGGCGGATGCTGTTCAGGGATATTACTTTAGTAAGCCTCTTGAAGCTGATGAAGCCATCAAATTTATGGCTCAGAGTGAGGAAAGGAAGTGCCGGAATGAGAAAATGGATTTTCTTAAGTAA